Proteins from one Danaus plexippus chromosome 2, MEX_DaPlex, whole genome shotgun sequence genomic window:
- the LOC116779849 gene encoding uncharacterized protein LOC116779849 isoform X1, whose amino-acid sequence MRIIKTNFLTIGPITETKWMSDGKLVQENNNISIHVTPPDGEEDDEFVPPLRMRRKLSTPLSALPGSIERLNATELLRLSPVRCLSPLDRTKRRFSTMVSSAAAAAVSRRLSATIGWCLATPTQVKPQIVRQGRALCLQYIKTQIRRSSSCPNKQIVLKRLQRMLETECGEEATNNIESGVLAALRALCAALERKRPEAFRHVARQATRAPSAMLRSDTALAELTLALARRITRENITWSKIAAVYCICGALAREAAEAGDGEPPLELVSSPAAAIADLLHEDAGSWIASHGGWNGLIERLRISERDQRSEKTLRVMVSFFALACCFLLLLRWVIHTNPAYDE is encoded by the exons ATGCGGATAATAAAAACGAACTTCTTAACT ATAGGGCcaataacagaaacaaaatggATGTCAGATGGAAAGTTAGTTCAAGAGAACAACAACATTTCCATCCATGTGACTCCACCGGATGGAGAAGAAGATGATGAATTTGTACCGCCGCTACGAATGCGGCGGAAACTCAGCACACCGCTAAGTGCTTTACCAGGATCAATAGAAAGACTTAATGCTACAG AACTATTAAGACTATCACCAGTAAGATGTTTATCTCCGTTGGATCGCACAAAGCGTCGCTTCAGCACGATGGTATCAAGCGCTGCGGCAGCTGCAGTGTCACGACGTCTCTCTGCAACTATCGGATGGTGCCTCGCCACTCCCACGCAAGTCAAACCTCAAATAGTCCGCCAGGGTCGTGCACTCTGCcttcaatacattaaaacacaaataaggCGATCGTCGTCATGcccaaataaa caaatagtattaaaacgTCTGCAAAGAATGCTGGAAACTGAATGTGGTGAGGAAGCTACGAATAATATAGAAAGCGGTGTTCTGGCCGCATTACGGGCTTTATGTGCTGCTTTAGAGAGAAAAAGACCAGAAGCGTTTAGACATGTAGCGCGGCAGGCTACAAGAGCGCCTTCGGCTATGCTGCGATCGGATACAGCCCTTGCTGAGTTGACGCTTGCATTAGCTCGTCGTATTACCAGAGAAAACATAACATGGTCCAAA atcGCTGCTGTGTATTGTATATGTGGAGCTCTGGCAAGGGAGGCGGCAGAGGCAGGAGATGGGGAACCCCCGCTTGAACTAGTGTCGTCACCAGCCGCAGCCATAGCAGACCTTCTCCACGAAGATGCTGGGTCCTGGATAGCATCTCATGGTGGCTGG aacGGACTTATCGAAAGACTACGCATCAGTGAACGCGACCAACGATCCGAGAAAACACTTCGAGTTATGGTGTCTTTCTTTGCATTGGCATGCTGCTTTCTGTTACTACTAAGATGGGTCATCCATACAAATCCAGCCTATGATGAATAA
- the LOC116779849 gene encoding uncharacterized protein LOC116779849 isoform X2, which translates to MSDGKLVQENNNISIHVTPPDGEEDDEFVPPLRMRRKLSTPLSALPGSIERLNATELLRLSPVRCLSPLDRTKRRFSTMVSSAAAAAVSRRLSATIGWCLATPTQVKPQIVRQGRALCLQYIKTQIRRSSSCPNKQIVLKRLQRMLETECGEEATNNIESGVLAALRALCAALERKRPEAFRHVARQATRAPSAMLRSDTALAELTLALARRITRENITWSKIAAVYCICGALAREAAEAGDGEPPLELVSSPAAAIADLLHEDAGSWIASHGGWNGLIERLRISERDQRSEKTLRVMVSFFALACCFLLLLRWVIHTNPAYDE; encoded by the exons ATGTCAGATGGAAAGTTAGTTCAAGAGAACAACAACATTTCCATCCATGTGACTCCACCGGATGGAGAAGAAGATGATGAATTTGTACCGCCGCTACGAATGCGGCGGAAACTCAGCACACCGCTAAGTGCTTTACCAGGATCAATAGAAAGACTTAATGCTACAG AACTATTAAGACTATCACCAGTAAGATGTTTATCTCCGTTGGATCGCACAAAGCGTCGCTTCAGCACGATGGTATCAAGCGCTGCGGCAGCTGCAGTGTCACGACGTCTCTCTGCAACTATCGGATGGTGCCTCGCCACTCCCACGCAAGTCAAACCTCAAATAGTCCGCCAGGGTCGTGCACTCTGCcttcaatacattaaaacacaaataaggCGATCGTCGTCATGcccaaataaa caaatagtattaaaacgTCTGCAAAGAATGCTGGAAACTGAATGTGGTGAGGAAGCTACGAATAATATAGAAAGCGGTGTTCTGGCCGCATTACGGGCTTTATGTGCTGCTTTAGAGAGAAAAAGACCAGAAGCGTTTAGACATGTAGCGCGGCAGGCTACAAGAGCGCCTTCGGCTATGCTGCGATCGGATACAGCCCTTGCTGAGTTGACGCTTGCATTAGCTCGTCGTATTACCAGAGAAAACATAACATGGTCCAAA atcGCTGCTGTGTATTGTATATGTGGAGCTCTGGCAAGGGAGGCGGCAGAGGCAGGAGATGGGGAACCCCCGCTTGAACTAGTGTCGTCACCAGCCGCAGCCATAGCAGACCTTCTCCACGAAGATGCTGGGTCCTGGATAGCATCTCATGGTGGCTGG aacGGACTTATCGAAAGACTACGCATCAGTGAACGCGACCAACGATCCGAGAAAACACTTCGAGTTATGGTGTCTTTCTTTGCATTGGCATGCTGCTTTCTGTTACTACTAAGATGGGTCATCCATACAAATCCAGCCTATGATGAATAA